One part of the Chloroflexota bacterium genome encodes these proteins:
- a CDS encoding long-chain fatty acid--CoA ligase, with amino-acid sequence MSLNLTTVLETGAFSRPQHTALISNGYRMSYGQLNEAANRCAAGLAQLGVRPGDKVAIMLPNVPEFIIAYFGALKTGGCVVPLNTLFKAAEIAYQLEDSDAVALIVEETLLPEAQQALKRVEACRHLIVVGKQAPPGWKRFADLLESGQPDFDTVQTRSDDTAVILYTAGAMGYPRGAELTHFNMFYNAALTADRLCKITPQDISLAVLPLFHAFGQTCVMNATLYAGGTLTLLARFDTDKVLQTIQRDRVTLLLGVPTMYWYLQHYPRAERYDWSSLRLCCSGGAALPVDLMRAFGERYGLPIFEGYGLSETSPVASFNPTDKPPRPGSIGQPIYGVQMRIVDENDHEVPPGTVGEIVIRGHNVMKGYYKRPGLTAEAMRGGWFHTGDLGRRDEDGYFHIVGRKKDLIKRGGLNIYPREVEDVLLAHPAIAEVAVVGIPDEVMGEEIKAFVVLEPDEAVDAEEIIEYARGQMAAYKYPRYIEFRTELPKDAAGKVIKRQLKE; translated from the coding sequence ATGAGTCTAAATCTGACAACTGTGCTCGAGACTGGGGCTTTCAGCCGGCCTCAACATACTGCGCTCATTTCCAATGGCTACCGCATGAGCTACGGGCAGCTCAACGAAGCGGCGAATCGTTGTGCTGCTGGACTGGCACAGCTCGGGGTGCGTCCAGGGGATAAGGTAGCTATTATGCTACCAAATGTCCCTGAGTTCATCATAGCCTACTTCGGGGCATTGAAAACTGGTGGCTGTGTCGTCCCTTTGAACACCCTGTTCAAAGCGGCTGAAATTGCCTATCAGTTGGAAGATTCCGACGCGGTGGCGTTGATCGTAGAAGAAACATTGTTGCCAGAAGCTCAACAGGCGCTTAAGCGAGTAGAAGCCTGCCGCCATTTGATCGTTGTGGGCAAGCAGGCGCCGCCTGGCTGGAAACGCTTTGCCGATCTATTGGAGAGCGGCCAGCCTGACTTCGATACGGTCCAGACAAGGTCAGATGACACTGCGGTTATCCTGTACACCGCAGGAGCTATGGGATATCCCAGAGGTGCAGAACTAACCCACTTTAACATGTTCTATAACGCTGCGCTCACTGCGGATCGGCTGTGCAAGATCACTCCACAGGATATCTCACTGGCAGTGCTGCCCCTATTCCACGCCTTTGGGCAAACCTGTGTGATGAACGCCACATTGTATGCAGGTGGCACGCTCACTCTGCTGGCTCGCTTCGATACGGACAAGGTTTTGCAGACTATCCAGCGCGACCGTGTCACCCTACTGTTGGGTGTACCGACTATGTACTGGTATCTGCAACACTATCCGAGGGCTGAGAGATACGATTGGAGCTCATTGCGTCTCTGCTGCTCAGGTGGGGCAGCATTGCCGGTGGATTTGATGCGCGCATTTGGGGAGAGATACGGCTTGCCGATTTTCGAAGGCTATGGTCTATCAGAAACCTCGCCCGTCGCGTCGTTTAATCCCACGGATAAGCCCCCACGTCCTGGCTCTATCGGGCAACCCATCTATGGTGTACAGATGAGGATCGTGGATGAAAATGACCACGAAGTACCACCGGGTACAGTGGGGGAAATCGTGATCCGTGGACACAACGTAATGAAGGGCTATTACAAACGGCCAGGGCTGACCGCAGAAGCTATGCGCGGTGGGTGGTTTCATACCGGTGATCTGGGACGTAGGGATGAAGATGGTTACTTCCACATAGTAGGCCGAAAGAAGGATCTAATCAAGCGCGGTGGACTCAATATCTATCCCCGTGAAGTAGAGGACGTGCTGCTTGCTCACCCGGCGATCGCTGAGGTTGCTGTCGTTGGCATTCCCGATGAAGTCATGGGAGAGGAAATCAAGGCTTTTGTAGTGCTCGAGCCGGACGAAGCAGTAGATGCTGAGGAAATCATCGAATATGCACGCGGGCAGATGGCAGCATACAAATATCCGCGGTATATCGAATTCCGCACTGAGTTGCCCAAAGATGCTGCTGGCAAGGTCATCAAAAGGCAACTAAAAGAATAG
- a CDS encoding enoyl-CoA hydratase/isomerase family protein: protein MADRQYVKVSVEERIATLTIDHPPANAFNEQTVNDLASAFEEVYNNPEVKAIIITGAGQFAFVAGADINEIKAQIDLARAGHEVKRDLIVKGQQLFNRIEKSTKPVIAAINAVCLGGGMELAMACHMRIASDTARFGQPEVNLGLLPAWGGTARLPRLVGRGKAIELILTGDMIPAQEAARLGLVNKVVPAGQVVKTAQDLAKKIISKSGLATAAILEAINHGMEVSLLEALKMEEEKFVALCATHDGYEGVTAFLEKRQPRFQDR, encoded by the coding sequence ATGGCAGATCGCCAGTATGTCAAGGTTTCGGTAGAGGAGCGCATTGCTACCCTCACCATTGATCATCCTCCGGCGAATGCTTTCAATGAGCAGACCGTGAATGATCTGGCTAGTGCTTTCGAGGAGGTTTACAACAATCCCGAGGTCAAGGCCATCATTATTACGGGCGCCGGGCAGTTCGCCTTCGTGGCCGGGGCAGATATCAACGAGATCAAAGCACAAATCGATCTGGCCCGGGCAGGGCATGAAGTGAAGAGGGATTTGATAGTCAAGGGGCAGCAACTCTTCAACCGCATTGAGAAGAGCACCAAGCCCGTCATCGCTGCTATCAACGCCGTCTGCCTTGGCGGAGGCATGGAATTGGCCATGGCCTGCCACATGCGCATCGCATCCGATACGGCGCGCTTTGGCCAGCCAGAGGTCAACCTGGGGTTACTGCCCGCCTGGGGTGGGACAGCAAGGCTCCCGCGCCTAGTTGGCAGAGGCAAGGCAATCGAGTTGATTCTGACGGGCGATATGATCCCCGCTCAAGAAGCAGCACGCCTCGGCTTAGTGAACAAAGTAGTACCTGCCGGCCAGGTGGTCAAGACAGCCCAGGATTTGGCCAAAAAGATCATCTCCAAGAGCGGGCTGGCTACTGCGGCCATCTTGGAAGCCATTAACCATGGCATGGAGGTAAGCCTGCTTGAGGCCCTCAAGATGGAGGAGGAGAAGTTCGTAGCATTGTGCGCCACCCATGATGGCTACGAAGGAGTCACCGCATTCCTGGAAAAACGGCAACCCAGGTTCCAAGATAGATAA
- a CDS encoding 3-hydroxyacyl-CoA dehydrogenase encodes MYIFKAAVVGAGFMGAGIAQVITYSGLPVVLKDVDQKMLDKGMEQLRSIYQRRVDSGKMSAGEMQEKVSLVTPTLSYDEFSDVDIVIEAVPEVMSLKKKVWAELDAVCPEHTIFASNTSALSISEMGAATKRPQKMIGMHFFSPAHVMKLVEIIPGLDTSQETIDDVVMFTESLRKIPVVVQECPGFLVNRLLMPYLGEATFALQEGAATAREIDETMVQFGWPMGPFTLMDMLGIDVVYHTARYLGEEYGVEIPPLFQMMFEAGRLGEKAGAGFYGYGDQTDEPVRAMIKKLQDEGKVQKGTEFSWQRLMMPLINEAVQCVTENIAPPDKIDMAMIAGTGMKYGEERMGPLQLADVLGLDVVLSELQRLQEKFGNRFRPARLLKTKVRAGHLGKKVGKGFFEYTT; translated from the coding sequence ATGTATATTTTTAAAGCTGCAGTGGTTGGGGCAGGTTTCATGGGTGCTGGCATTGCTCAAGTCATCACCTATTCTGGCCTGCCAGTGGTATTGAAAGATGTGGACCAGAAGATGCTGGATAAGGGTATGGAGCAATTGCGGAGCATCTATCAACGACGCGTGGACAGTGGTAAGATGAGTGCAGGCGAGATGCAGGAGAAAGTCAGCCTGGTAACCCCTACGCTCTCGTATGATGAATTCTCCGATGTAGACATCGTTATCGAGGCCGTGCCCGAGGTCATGAGCCTTAAGAAGAAGGTCTGGGCTGAGTTGGATGCGGTCTGTCCCGAACATACAATCTTTGCCTCGAATACCTCTGCCCTGTCCATTTCTGAGATGGGTGCCGCGACCAAACGGCCACAGAAGATGATCGGGATGCACTTTTTCAGCCCAGCGCATGTGATGAAACTGGTCGAGATCATCCCGGGACTGGATACCTCACAGGAAACGATTGACGATGTGGTCATGTTCACCGAGTCGCTGCGCAAGATCCCAGTGGTGGTGCAGGAGTGCCCTGGTTTTTTGGTAAATCGTCTGCTGATGCCCTATCTTGGTGAGGCTACGTTCGCGCTTCAGGAAGGAGCTGCGACAGCACGCGAGATTGACGAGACTATGGTTCAGTTTGGCTGGCCAATGGGGCCCTTTACTCTGATGGACATGTTGGGCATTGACGTGGTCTACCATACGGCCAGGTACCTGGGCGAGGAATACGGTGTAGAGATACCACCGCTATTCCAGATGATGTTCGAAGCTGGTCGGCTCGGGGAGAAAGCAGGCGCCGGCTTCTACGGATACGGAGACCAAACGGATGAACCAGTCAGGGCCATGATCAAGAAACTGCAGGATGAGGGCAAAGTACAGAAAGGCACTGAATTCAGTTGGCAGCGTCTGATGATGCCACTGATTAATGAAGCAGTGCAATGTGTGACCGAGAATATCGCTCCACCTGACAAGATCGACATGGCCATGATTGCCGGCACGGGCATGAAGTACGGCGAAGAGCGCATGGGACCTTTGCAGCTCGCGGATGTGTTGGGGCTAGATGTGGTGCTTTCCGAATTGCAGAGGCTACAGGAAAAGTTTGGCAATCGTTTCCGCCCAGCGCGTTTGCTCAAGACGAAAGTACGGGCCGGACATCTCGGCAAGAAAGTCGGCAAGGGGTTCTTCGAGTATACAACATAG